In the genome of Triticum urartu cultivar G1812 chromosome 5, Tu2.1, whole genome shotgun sequence, one region contains:
- the LOC125508369 gene encoding uncharacterized protein LOC125508369 isoform X2: MDRGDGLSWGGTQRTGNRYATLATPSSEGRRAEVRGGSSAEAERTAKAQMQSKIKRRNTQGITYFGLVWKKNKSDTNAINADDVIFGSKDGVGSSMKPICCLCRKRYSPDLMYIRCERCRNWFHGDALRLEEAKIAEVISYRCCRCRRRAIPGCPHSDDYYYKRPEPEPVIQESAANIPSSEEAIGAADENTSSASFGIFEQTVEDIHADSSVHMETFVLGSNQEMNFVDGSYNSAHPFDKDARPYDACFAWYAPGSGTCQQLDPMDPVDDAPLPVPTVETNFEKDQTAALHRAYGGFRVVAAETGSLYERIRQGDYLTNDEIMGTLDKLQKIALHQMKDIASHGVVYSEVPTQPMHNASTSTTRPSDHQSSL, from the exons ATGGATCGAGGAGATGGCCTGAGCTGGGGTGGCACACAGCGCACGGGGAACAGGTACGCAACCCTAGCAACTCCTAGTAGCGAAGGTAGGAGGGCGGAGGTGCGTGGGGGAAGCTCGGCGGAAGCCGAGCGAACAGCAAAGGCGCAAATGCAGTCCAAGATCAAACGCAGAAACACACAAGGGATCACCTACTTCGGCCTCGTATGGAAGAAAAACAAGAGCGACACGAATGCTATCAACGCGGACGATGTTATCTTTGGAAGCAAGGATGGTGTTGGTTCGTCCATGAAACCAATCTGCTGTCTCTGTCGCAAGCGATATTCCCCAGACTTGATGTACATCCGGTGTGAGAGGTGCAGAA ATTGGTTCCATGGAGATGCCTTGAGACTTGAGGAGGCAAAGATTGCTGAAGTCATATCCTACAGATGCTGCAGATGTCGGAGGAGGGCAATACCGGGATGTCCTCATTCAGATGATTATTATTATAAGAGGCCTGAACCAGAACCTGTCATCCAAGAAAGTGCAGCTAATATTCCCTCAAGTGAGGAAGCTATTGGCGCAGCAGATGAAAATacatcaagtgcttcatttggtaTATTCGAACAAACTGTAGAAGATATTCATGCTGATTCCTCAGTGCACATGGAAACCTTTGTGCTGGGAAGTAATCAAGAGATGAACTTTGTGGATGGTTCTTACAATTCCGCCCATCCATTCGATAAG GACGCTCGGCCATATGATGCATGCTTTGCATGGTATGCTCCTGGTAGTGGTACATGCCAGCAATTGGACCCTATGGATCCTGTGGATGATGCCCCCCTGCCAGTTCCCACAGTGGAGACCAACTTTGAGAAAGACCAAACTGCCGCACTTCACAGAGCT TATGGTGGTTTTCGGGTTGTTGCTGCGGAGACTGGCTCATTATATGAGCGGATTAGACAGGGGGATTATCTCACTAATGATGAGATCATGGGGACCTTGGACAAGCTTCAGAAAATTGCTCTACACCAAATGAAGGATATTGCCAGCCATGGCGTAGTCTACTCCGAGGTCCCGACACAACCAATGCACAACGCAAGCACCTCCACCACCCGGCCATCTGATCACCAGAGTAGCCTCTAA
- the LOC125508369 gene encoding uncharacterized protein LOC125508369 isoform X1, with translation MDRGDGLSWGGTQRTGNRYATLATPSSEGRRAEVRGGSSAEAERTAKAQMQSKIKRRNTQGITYFGLVWKKNKSDTNAINADDVIFGSKDGVGSSMKPICCLCRKRYSPDLMYIRCERCRNWFHGDALRLEEAKIAEVISYRCCRCRRRAIPGCPHSDDYYYKRPEPEPVIQESAANIPSSEEAIGAADENTSSASFGIFEQTVEDIHADSSVHMETFVLGSNQEMNFVDGSYNSAHPFDKVEIKQAMKDARPYDACFAWYAPGSGTCQQLDPMDPVDDAPLPVPTVETNFEKDQTAALHRAYGGFRVVAAETGSLYERIRQGDYLTNDEIMGTLDKLQKIALHQMKDIASHGVVYSEVPTQPMHNASTSTTRPSDHQSSL, from the exons ATGGATCGAGGAGATGGCCTGAGCTGGGGTGGCACACAGCGCACGGGGAACAGGTACGCAACCCTAGCAACTCCTAGTAGCGAAGGTAGGAGGGCGGAGGTGCGTGGGGGAAGCTCGGCGGAAGCCGAGCGAACAGCAAAGGCGCAAATGCAGTCCAAGATCAAACGCAGAAACACACAAGGGATCACCTACTTCGGCCTCGTATGGAAGAAAAACAAGAGCGACACGAATGCTATCAACGCGGACGATGTTATCTTTGGAAGCAAGGATGGTGTTGGTTCGTCCATGAAACCAATCTGCTGTCTCTGTCGCAAGCGATATTCCCCAGACTTGATGTACATCCGGTGTGAGAGGTGCAGAA ATTGGTTCCATGGAGATGCCTTGAGACTTGAGGAGGCAAAGATTGCTGAAGTCATATCCTACAGATGCTGCAGATGTCGGAGGAGGGCAATACCGGGATGTCCTCATTCAGATGATTATTATTATAAGAGGCCTGAACCAGAACCTGTCATCCAAGAAAGTGCAGCTAATATTCCCTCAAGTGAGGAAGCTATTGGCGCAGCAGATGAAAATacatcaagtgcttcatttggtaTATTCGAACAAACTGTAGAAGATATTCATGCTGATTCCTCAGTGCACATGGAAACCTTTGTGCTGGGAAGTAATCAAGAGATGAACTTTGTGGATGGTTCTTACAATTCCGCCCATCCATTCGATAAGGTAGAAATTAAGCAGGCTATGAAG GACGCTCGGCCATATGATGCATGCTTTGCATGGTATGCTCCTGGTAGTGGTACATGCCAGCAATTGGACCCTATGGATCCTGTGGATGATGCCCCCCTGCCAGTTCCCACAGTGGAGACCAACTTTGAGAAAGACCAAACTGCCGCACTTCACAGAGCT TATGGTGGTTTTCGGGTTGTTGCTGCGGAGACTGGCTCATTATATGAGCGGATTAGACAGGGGGATTATCTCACTAATGATGAGATCATGGGGACCTTGGACAAGCTTCAGAAAATTGCTCTACACCAAATGAAGGATATTGCCAGCCATGGCGTAGTCTACTCCGAGGTCCCGACACAACCAATGCACAACGCAAGCACCTCCACCACCCGGCCATCTGATCACCAGAGTAGCCTCTAA